GCCTACTCAGCTCAATATATAAGCGGGGGCCAACTCCAGCAGAAATGGGAGGAGACGGCTCAGATGACACAGTACGAGCAAGAGATGGTTGGGCGGATGGAAACTGGCGGTCCCTCAGCCCCTAACTCTTCACAGTACATGGACCAGACATTGCTTGGCCACTCCCAGGCCCAATGTCACCAGCCCTCCAACCCATCTTATTCCAGCCCCCATCACCAGCCACACACGACAAACCCTTCCCCCTCTTCGTTAATGTACCCGCAAGGTCACCTGCACTACCCCCAACCTTCGCCCTCACCTTCATCTTACATAGAAAAGTGTAGCCCCATGCCCCATTGTTTTAAAGGTTATGCCATACCCCCAACCTCCCAATATGCTAGACAAATAAGCAGTCACAGTAACATGAAGCAAGCAGCCTACAGGACATCTCAGAACAGTTACAACTACCAGCAGTCAAGAGGGTATGAGCAACAGCCCCCGATACAACCTTTGAGCAACCCCCAGGAAACGCACCCAAAATACCAACACTTCAGCCAACCACAACAAAATTATTGCCTTTCAGAACTCTCTGTAAGGTCCCCAGAACAGTATTATCAGACATGTAGCCCCTCCTCAAGCCACTCTCCTGCACGCTCAGTAGGACGTTCCCCTTCCTACAGCTCCACCCCTTCACCATTAATGACCAATCCAGAGTCATTCCAGTACGGACAACCACCGATGACCCCGGGGGCGGCCTCATCATCATCTTCCTCTTCAACGAGCATGCAAGAGCAAGGTGGTTCCACTGCTATGTTGTTGCCTCCTCGCTCGCACCCTTCACCCAATGTTTCCCACACCAGCTCCCACAGCTTCACAAACACATTGCAGGGACCTACCATGAAGGAGCGCTTCTCAGAGAAGTTGCTTTCAAACCCGAGCCTGTGGAGCCTGAATGCCCTCACATCTCAGGTAGAAAACATATCCAACAATGTCCAACAGCTTCTGCTCTCAGAGGCACTGGTGGCCAACAAGAAAGCCACTAAGCGAAATAGTGGAGGAAGCAACAGCAGTTCTGGAAGCGCAGCATCGTCCAAAAAGGGCGAGGAGTACAAAAGTTCATACCCAGAAAGTGTTGTAGGTGGCGGCCCTATGCAGGACCTCTACTCTACTGTACAGCATCAGCCAATACCTATGGAACTACATGAGGGAGGTTACTCCAGCAGTAGTGATGAGCCATTGGACAGGGCCTACTACCATGGCAGCCAGGGCAGGAGTCCAGCTCAGCCTACTAGCACCCATCTTAATGTGGACACAATCTCTTCCTGTTCTATGACATCTCCAGATGATGTGTCCACAAGGTCTGGAGACTCAGGTTTGCACAACTTTACTCCTGACCCGATTCGATGTCAGTTGGTGCAAGGGGGAGATGCTACTCCAGGGAAGAGTGTTGGCGATGAGAGGTCTCCAATAAGCGTTACTATATCCAGTCCAATGAAACATGACAATGACTCATCTTTAGATGTACAGCATATCAATGAGCCTGTTAAGGAAAACTTTGAGGAATCTGCCTGGACAGAGAAGTCAGCAGATGCAGAGACTAAAGAACAAACAACTGATTATGAAAGAGATGTTGATGAAGCCAATACTATAGAGAAAGACGAGAAGTTGTCAGATGATGACCAATTCCACTACAGCGAAGTAGACAAAAGTGGGGAAGAAAAGGACTTTTGCTATGGGGATACTTTGTACGAAAACATCCAGAGAAAATATGACCCGGATTTACTTGAGCAGTCTCCAGCCGCTTGCTCAGATTCCAGCCACAATTTTGGCCAAGAAATGAAAGAAGACGCATACAAATCAGAATCTTCAGTTGCTTCTGAGAGTTCCTTGAAAACATTACCGTGTATCCCTTCCAGTGACCTTGAACAGGATCAATACTCCACTAAAAAGGAGGATAGCTCAGACGTCCCTCAAATTGAGGCCTTGGAAAAGAAAACATCCAACATGACAGAGAGCAGAGAATTGATTGAGGAAGATGAACGAGAGGCGGAAGCAGATGAACAAGAAAAAGAGTTAGAGGAACAAATGCAACAGCCTCGGTCACCCGCTCTATCTGATAAAGTGACAAAGGAACTGGAGGAGGAGGATGACATTAGCCCGTCTTCGACTTGTGAGCACATGAATAATAGACAAGGGTTTGAGAAACCTTCGGCCGACCTTTGCAACAGGAAGGAGAATCAAAGGGCTAAGCTCCATAGCGACAACGAGCTTGCAGGAGTACCTGCTCATCCAAATGTAGCGACAGCAGCCCCGAGTGCTTCTTCAAGAGAGTCAGCCATCGGTGACACAGCTCCGCAGCCCCAATCTGCTATGCCAGTCTTCTCCGCCCTCAACGATAAAACAACAGCAACTCCAGCTCAGTCCAGGGATCACATTGATCACAGTGACGCCAAAGTGCTGGAGCCAGACTCTCCTCAGCTGCCAGGAAAGTCAATACTTCCCTCAGCCCCTTCCTGGGCAGACACACCACCTTCTCCGAAGAAAGGGGATGAGGACATGGAGCCGGGCATCAGCTGTTCCAGCGCCGTGACCCCATTTGCCAAACCAGAGCCCATGGCCCCATCTGCTCAACCGAGGGCATTTGGACGTAAGCATGCAAGGGGGAGAAGGAGAATGATGCATTCAGCTGCGGCAATCAGTCGGCAGCTAAACTTGGAAAGAGATGATGAAAAAGAAGAAGACCCTTTGGCTTTGCAGAAACCCTGCAGGCTTCCCAGCAAAACTGTGTTATTCTCAGATCAAACAGACCTCACCCATCAGGAATCAATAGTGAGCCAGACACCCAAAATGCTACCTGAAGGTTTTACTTCCAGAATGTGTACACGATCATTCAATGCGGCTGACCTACCATCCAAAGTAGGAGCTCAATTGAAGAGGAAAGCAAGCCCAAAACCTGGGCCCAAACCAGAACAAAAAAATGGATCCAAACCAGGTCCTAAACCTAGTCCCAAGCCTGGGCCAAAACCAGGACCTAAACCAGGACCAAAGGCCGTGCAATGCACGACAGATCCACCAGAGACTACAGGGAAACGAAAACCAGGGCCAAAGCCTGGTTTAAAGCTTGGATCGAAACCTGGCCCCAAACCTGTTTCTAAACCGTGTCCGAAACCAGGACCGAAGCCTGTACTCAAGTCTGCAGAAGTTTTGCCACCTGCTGAAAACATATCCATCAAAGCCCCCACTGGTTGTCCCAAAGGTTCAATTTCTAAAGCAAAGCTGTTACAACAGGAAGATATAAGTCATCATTTAAAAGAACCACAAGTCAGGGGAAAGAAAAACATCAAGGCTACTGTATTACAAATACACCAGGAAGAAAATCCACCAAATTACATTAAAGCACAAGAAAATGAAAACAAGAACATGATCTTGAGGTCAAGGAAGCCCTTACAGACAAAATCAttgaaagaaaaggaaaaaatcATAGACAAAAAAAGTCTAACCCCAGTGGTAACAGAAATTGAAACAGTCGATATTTGTCTGAAACGAGGGGAATGTTTAAGTGTGCAACAAACTCCAGATATTGTCAGAAAGATAGGTCCAACTCCAGAAGAACACACCCAATCAGTTCTGTGTGAAAATAAAGAAGAAATTACAAAATGTCAGTCACCCATGGACATTTCAACTATAGCTGAAAAGAAGAAAAGGGGTCCAAAGCCTAAACCAAAACAAATGCAACTTCAAACGGCACTGGTGGAACAAGTTGTCTCCACACTTAAAGAGGGGGATATTCAAGGACCCCCAAAAAAGAGAAGACCACAAACTAAGGAATCCGAGGTGCACCACCCACCCAAAGACACTCCCCCTAACGTAAATGAAGCTGATACTAATGACGTGCCTGTAGTGGCTCCACAATGCCCAACTAAAACAAAAGTTCTACCTCCACGGAAAGGCCGAGGACAGAAATATGAGGCGATGGTGCAGAAAATCACATCGCCTAGCTCAAAGAAATACCTCCAAGCTTCACAGATCGAAATCAATCTCATTGACGAGGCAACAACAAAGGAATTGGCGTTCCAGAGTTTTAAAGAGGGGGAGACCTGCTTTCCTGTTAATGGGACTGAAATGATGGAAAGGGAGGAGAAAAGCGGACAAGAACCCCTGAAACTTCTAGAAGGGGTCCAGAAAAAAGAGGTCAATCAAGAGACTGAGAAGCAGGAAATGAGTCAAGATGCATCATTAGCAGACAAGTTGAGAGACACAGTAGTTGAGGAGGGTATTACTTGTAATGAGACGATACAAGAGAACCATAAACAAGGGACAGTGCCGGATATCAGAAGCCAAATGGAGGCTCAAGTAGATCTCGGCCGTCGAGAAGAATGGACCCAGCAGGCACAAGCACTTCTATCTGCAGATGTATCCAAGACCAAGTCACCCAAAAGGAAGCGATGGGCAATGGTGGAAAGTAGAGACGCTTCGGTTGTTGCTTTGGAAGCAGACAACCTAATAATCACCACCCCAAGACTTGCCAAGCAGAAAGCCATCAAAAACAACCACGAGATGCACCTAAAGCAAAAGAGGAAGCAAAAAGGTCCGCTTCCACCAGAAGATACCAAGCCAGCCAAGGAGATCAAAGTTGAAACTGTAGAGGAGCCAGTAGAGGAGGTGATAGCATGCTCAGAGTCCGCCTTGCCATTTAGTCCAAATGATATCAAAGAATGCCCCGACATTGGCAGCACAGATGTCGTTCAGAAATCCAGAAGAGGGAGAAAGCCATCTAAAAATCCAGCTAATCAGAAGCGGGGAAAAGCCCCATCTGAGAAGATTTCTGACAAGCCGGTGAAAGTCTACAAAAAGCCTGGCCCAAAACCTGGAATGAAGGATGCTTTGGAGGTCATTGAGGCGGTGGTCAGGGCTGCCGGGTGTGAACAGGCTCAAAAAGAGGAAAAGGGACAACATGAGAACGAAGTCGGAAAGTGTGAAGCAAAGGACAATGAATCTCTACCAAGTCCAGTGGTGACGATATCAGAGACACAGAGTGAAGCTATTTTTGTGAAGAGGGTCCGGAACAGGCCAATTCAGCAACACCCTATGTCTTTCTGTCCTTACGTGCGGATCAACAACTCCAGAGACTTTTCCTCTTGGTGTGCCATAGTCAACAAGCCTGAAGAGGCGCAGGTTTTTCAGAGGCGTCGAAAAAAGGGGATTCTCCGAATGAGGAATCCCTACACAGTTGCAAAGATATCGCCGCACACAGCTGCCATGCTGCAAGGACCCTCGGTCAACACATATCTTAGTGGTAGGCATCTCACATGCTGCCTGTGTGGAAAGCCTGCAAACTACCGAGATCTGGGCGACTTGTGTGGCCCGTATTACTCAGAAGATGAAGTTCCTCGGAAAACGTTGACCAAAGAACCCGTCAAGAAAACTCCAGAGAACCCTGAAGAAGTCAGCGCTAGTGAAGAACCGGGCTCTTCCTCACAGACCGAAGAGAAAGAAGGCGACACAGAGGAACCCCCACGAGAAAGTAGTAGCAACAGGCATCGTCACTGGCCGTACCGACGAGCCGGAAAAAGAGACGGAAAATGTCGGGAGGGCGTTCCTCGAAGAATAACACTCAGAGAGAGGCTAAGGAGGATGAATCAGCTCCAGGCTGGCCTTTCCAACGTTCAAGAGGGCTCGTTCCAAAGGCTTCAACAGGAAGCAGAGGCACGGGAGCACTGGGCGCATGAAAACTGTGCTATCTGGACCAAGGGGGTGATTATGGTGTCTGGGAGGTTATACGGACTCAAGGAGGCTGCCAATAACTCTACACTAACGGTAGGAAAGCAAATAACACGAAAGTAACTTTTTTGAGGTATTGCCGCTAACTTTGAAACTTGTATCCTCCTGTTTTTATATGCCCTCGGTCTGTCACGGCAATTATGTCCGTCTGATGAACCTCAGAACTGCTACAAGTGCCAGACTGCAGGGGCGTCCCTCAGTTGCTGTTGGAGGAGCTGCTCTCGTAAATACCACTATGCCTGCGCCAGAGAGACAGGTACTATAGGACACAACAGTGCTTTATTCCATAGAGCTTTGGTGGATCCATACGGTCCATAACAATTTGTTGTTGTCGACTTGTGTGTTGCTCCaattgttgtccatccatccatccatccatccgaggtcgggtcgtggggacggccacttaaaggcctactgaaagccactactatgcagtctgatagtttatatatcaatgatgaaatattaacatcgcaacacatgccaatacggccgctttagtttactaaattgcaattttaaattccgcgcaaattgtcctgctgaaaacgtcgcggtatgatgacgcgtgcgcatgatgtcacggattgtagcgtacattttggtcaagcaccgatcccagctataagtcgtctgctttaatcgcataattacacagtattctggacatctgtgttgctgagtcttttgcaatttgttcaattaataatggagacgtcaaagacgaaagatgtaggtgggaagcggtgtattgcggccgtttttagcaacacaaacacagccggtgtttccttgtttaaaatccccgaaagatgacggtgaagcttaactatggaacagagcggtcaagcgaacatggttccctaccacatgtcaaccggcaggggtcggtgagaaaatggtggtaataagtcggctcttactgtagacatgagcagagagcttgagtcctcctgcagctgcggactctcttatcTCCTCCCActagagacactggcagtcaccacacccggggccacacccctccgactttcaggttgtacagctataagtcgtctgctttaatcgcataattacacagtatactggacatctgtgttgttgagtcttttgcaatttgttcaattaataatggagacgtcaaagaagaaagatgtaggtgggaagcggtgtattgcggccgtctttagcaacacaaacacagccggtgtttccttgtttccttgtttacattcccgaaagataacGGTGAAGGTTaactatgaaacagagcggtcaagcgaacatggctccctaccacatgtcaaccggcaggtttcggtgagaaaatggtggtagtaagtcggctcttactgtagacatgagcagagagcttgcgtcctcctgcagctgcggactctcttatcTCCTCCCActagagacactggcagtcaccacacccggggccacacccctccgactttcaggttgtacagctataagtcgtctgctttaatcgcataattacgcagtattctggatatctgtgttgttgagtcttttgcaatttgttcaattaataatggagacgtcaaagaagaaagatgtaggtgggaagcggtgtattgcggccgtttttagcaacacaaacacagccggtgtttccttgtttccttgtttacattcccgaaagatgacggtgaagcttaactatggaacagagcggtcaagcgaacatggctccctaccacatgtcaaccggcaggtttcggtgagaaaatggtggtaataagtcggctcttactgtagacatgagcagagagcttgcgtcctcctgcagctgcggactctcttatcTTCTCCCActagagacactggcagtcaccacacccggggccacacccctccgactttcaggttgtacaggtaagaccatataatctcactaaaaaactagtaacacaataagcagataacggatttttcagaattataataataataatagattagatttatatcgcgcttttctattgttagatactcaaagcgctcacagagaagtggcaacccatcattcattcacacctggtggtggtaagctacatctgtagccacagctgccctggggtagactgatggaagcgtggctgccagtttccacctacggcctctccgaccaccaccaatcattcattcatcattcatttaccagtgtgagcggcgccgggggcaaagggtgaagtgtcctgcccaaggacacaacggcagcgatttggatgtcaagaggcggggagcgaacctgcaaccctcaggtttttggcacggctgctctacccactacgccatgccgccccttattatcctactaaatgtgtctaataacatctgaatcgctcccactgccctcgtcttttttttctttcaagtccttcactctaactttcctcattcacaaatctttcatcctcgctcaaattaatggggaaatcatcgctttctcggtctgaatcgctctcgctgctggtggccatgattgtaaacaatgttcagatgtgaggagctccacaacccgtgacgtcacgcgcacaccgtctgctacttccggtacaggcaaggcttttttattagcgaccaaaagttgcgaactttatcgtggatgttctctactaaatccttttcagcaaaaatatggcaatattgcaaaatgatgaagtatgacacatagaatggagctgctatccccgtttaaataagaacatctcatttcagtaggcctctaagcagggaagcccagacttccctctccccagccacttcgtctagctcttcccgggggatcccgaggcgttcccaggccagccgggagacatagtcttcccaacgtgtcctgggtcttccccgtggcctcctaccggttggacgtgccctaaacacctccctagggaggcgttcgggtggcatcctgaccagatgcccgaaccacctcatctggctcc
The DNA window shown above is from Nerophis ophidion isolate RoL-2023_Sa linkage group LG23, RoL_Noph_v1.0, whole genome shotgun sequence and carries:
- the LOC133541635 gene encoding retinoic acid-induced protein 1 — translated: MKPVMQSFRERTGSGYHNNQPCYQQEPHELPRLETYRQHPHHPHTQLPHPGPGPHPGPGPGPLRSAYEARSLVNTASMSAATGAVTGGAPKDCYSQQQAYPGYLGNGGVIGNGGSTPLQIKKPFRGSKIHPPNSSLQSHGNYSNHMGTGAYSAQYISGGQLQQKWEETAQMTQYEQEMVGRMETGGPSAPNSSQYMDQTLLGHSQAQCHQPSNPSYSSPHHQPHTTNPSPSSLMYPQGHLHYPQPSPSPSSYIEKCSPMPHCFKGYAIPPTSQYARQISSHSNMKQAAYRTSQNSYNYQQSRGYEQQPPIQPLSNPQETHPKYQHFSQPQQNYCLSELSVRSPEQYYQTCSPSSSHSPARSVGRSPSYSSTPSPLMTNPESFQYGQPPMTPGAASSSSSSSTSMQEQGGSTAMLLPPRSHPSPNVSHTSSHSFTNTLQGPTMKERFSEKLLSNPSLWSLNALTSQVENISNNVQQLLLSEALVANKKATKRNSGGSNSSSGSAASSKKGEEYKSSYPESVVGGGPMQDLYSTVQHQPIPMELHEGGYSSSSDEPLDRAYYHGSQGRSPAQPTSTHLNVDTISSCSMTSPDDVSTRSGDSGLHNFTPDPIRCQLVQGGDATPGKSVGDERSPISVTISSPMKHDNDSSLDVQHINEPVKENFEESAWTEKSADAETKEQTTDYERDVDEANTIEKDEKLSDDDQFHYSEVDKSGEEKDFCYGDTLYENIQRKYDPDLLEQSPAACSDSSHNFGQEMKEDAYKSESSVASESSLKTLPCIPSSDLEQDQYSTKKEDSSDVPQIEALEKKTSNMTESRELIEEDEREAEADEQEKELEEQMQQPRSPALSDKVTKELEEEDDISPSSTCEHMNNRQGFEKPSADLCNRKENQRAKLHSDNELAGVPAHPNVATAAPSASSRESAIGDTAPQPQSAMPVFSALNDKTTATPAQSRDHIDHSDAKVLEPDSPQLPGKSILPSAPSWADTPPSPKKGDEDMEPGISCSSAVTPFAKPEPMAPSAQPRAFGRKHARGRRRMMHSAAAISRQLNLERDDEKEEDPLALQKPCRLPSKTVLFSDQTDLTHQESIVSQTPKMLPEGFTSRMCTRSFNAADLPSKVGAQLKRKASPKPGPKPEQKNGSKPGPKPSPKPGPKPGPKPGPKAVQCTTDPPETTGKRKPGPKPGLKLGSKPGPKPVSKPCPKPGPKPVLKSAEVLPPAENISIKAPTGCPKGSISKAKLLQQEDISHHLKEPQVRGKKNIKATVLQIHQEENPPNYIKAQENENKNMILRSRKPLQTKSLKEKEKIIDKKSLTPVVTEIETVDICLKRGECLSVQQTPDIVRKIGPTPEEHTQSVLCENKEEITKCQSPMDISTIAEKKKRGPKPKPKQMQLQTALVEQVVSTLKEGDIQGPPKKRRPQTKESEVHHPPKDTPPNVNEADTNDVPVVAPQCPTKTKVLPPRKGRGQKYEAMVQKITSPSSKKYLQASQIEINLIDEATTKELAFQSFKEGETCFPVNGTEMMEREEKSGQEPLKLLEGVQKKEVNQETEKQEMSQDASLADKLRDTVVEEGITCNETIQENHKQGTVPDIRSQMEAQVDLGRREEWTQQAQALLSADVSKTKSPKRKRWAMVESRDASVVALEADNLIITTPRLAKQKAIKNNHEMHLKQKRKQKGPLPPEDTKPAKEIKVETVEEPVEEVIACSESALPFSPNDIKECPDIGSTDVVQKSRRGRKPSKNPANQKRGKAPSEKISDKPVKVYKKPGPKPGMKDALEVIEAVVRAAGCEQAQKEEKGQHENEVGKCEAKDNESLPSPVVTISETQSEAIFVKRVRNRPIQQHPMSFCPYVRINNSRDFSSWCAIVNKPEEAQVFQRRRKKGILRMRNPYTVAKISPHTAAMLQGPSVNTYLSGRHLTCCLCGKPANYRDLGDLCGPYYSEDEVPRKTLTKEPVKKTPENPEEVSASEEPGSSSQTEEKEGDTEEPPRESSSNRHRHWPYRRAGKRDGKCREGVPRRITLRERLRRMNQLQAGLSNVQEGSFQRLQQEAEAREHWAHENCAIWTKGVIMVSGRLYGLKEAANNSTLTNCYKCQTAGASLSCCWRSCSRKYHYACARETGCTFHEDDFSIKCPKHEDL